The following are from one region of the Actinoplanes sp. L3-i22 genome:
- a CDS encoding bifunctional diguanylate cyclase/phosphodiesterase codes for MRSVLPPAIARRQWQIMAAFGVVVTAVYTAYSSTGLASGSLVLLGVLTVVACFLGPRRWGAEPPAAWLMMALAALLFLVGLLIRPTVTNLAMPLPLLADVATFSGYLLLGGFLFMLLRARQSLEKHAVLDGLIVCLAAGVTSTLLLAAPAAAISGRPALLSIIQSSYPLFDVMLALLVINLAFTTKTWPVSMVALLVMMVGLFLGDTAYAIVGVNGQIYASPLLNLPYVPAYTALGVAALHPSVVEMSRADRLPVQAWSWQRLAVLVPALFLPFGLLLTTGTSAASHRLLIAVAGALMVVLLLFRAISAVQGQVAAQLHSEHQATHDPLTSLPNRQSMSSEIERLVTTVDPHGPDRVWVYMLDLDGFKWVNDSWGHDTGDQLVIEVGRRLRAAVPESVPVARVGGDEFLLAFVGDKAGALRLVDDVRGCFARPLPVRDTEVVISASIGIAHSSGDAMRSAVTAEALMRDADTAMYRAKGEGPGRSTIFDTTMHEQVRERIELEVALRQALANNQLYVVYQPIVRLETGMPVGAEALVRWEHPERGSIPPMLFIPIAEDAGLISEIGTFVRTEALRQLGVWRSQGVVSESFYLSINVSPRQLSEAELPLVLSGELFRFGVPAQCVALEMTESVMVDGSSVTARVLHELRQLGVKLLVDDFGTGFSALGYLRQFPVTGVKIDRSFVTGLGKNDQDDEIVRAVVAMSHALGLSVIAEGVETPLQREALYHFGVVNGQGWLWGRGVIAAEFAETWHLTAALPEVPLPVAAVTSSGRHRRD; via the coding sequence GTGCGCTCCGTGCTCCCGCCCGCCATCGCCCGCCGCCAATGGCAGATCATGGCCGCCTTCGGGGTCGTCGTGACCGCGGTCTACACCGCCTACTCGTCGACCGGCCTCGCCTCCGGAAGCCTGGTCCTGCTCGGTGTGCTGACCGTGGTGGCCTGCTTCCTCGGTCCCCGTCGCTGGGGCGCCGAGCCACCTGCTGCGTGGCTGATGATGGCCCTGGCCGCGCTGCTGTTCCTGGTCGGGCTGCTGATCCGGCCGACCGTCACCAACCTGGCGATGCCGCTGCCGCTGCTCGCCGACGTGGCCACGTTCAGCGGCTACCTGCTGCTCGGCGGCTTCCTGTTCATGCTGTTGCGGGCCCGGCAGAGCCTGGAGAAGCACGCCGTGCTGGACGGGCTGATCGTCTGCCTGGCCGCCGGGGTGACCAGCACGCTGCTGCTCGCCGCGCCGGCCGCGGCGATCTCCGGGCGGCCCGCGCTGCTCTCCATCATCCAGAGCAGCTATCCGCTCTTCGACGTGATGCTCGCGCTGCTCGTGATCAACCTGGCCTTCACCACCAAGACCTGGCCGGTCAGCATGGTCGCGCTGCTGGTGATGATGGTCGGACTGTTCCTCGGGGACACCGCGTACGCGATCGTCGGCGTGAACGGCCAGATCTACGCGTCCCCGCTGCTCAACCTGCCGTACGTGCCGGCGTACACGGCGCTGGGCGTGGCCGCGCTGCATCCGTCCGTGGTGGAGATGAGCCGGGCCGATCGGCTGCCCGTGCAGGCCTGGTCCTGGCAGCGCCTGGCGGTGCTGGTGCCGGCCCTGTTCCTGCCGTTCGGCCTGCTCCTGACGACCGGTACCAGCGCCGCCTCGCACCGGCTGCTGATCGCGGTCGCCGGCGCCCTGATGGTGGTGCTGCTGCTGTTCCGGGCGATCTCCGCGGTGCAGGGCCAGGTCGCCGCGCAGCTGCACTCCGAGCACCAGGCCACCCACGACCCGCTCACCTCGCTGCCGAACCGGCAGTCGATGTCCAGTGAGATCGAGCGGCTGGTCACCACCGTCGACCCGCACGGGCCGGACCGGGTCTGGGTGTACATGCTCGACCTGGACGGCTTCAAGTGGGTCAACGACTCGTGGGGGCACGACACCGGCGACCAGCTGGTGATCGAGGTCGGCCGGCGGCTGCGCGCCGCGGTGCCGGAGTCGGTGCCGGTGGCCCGGGTCGGCGGCGACGAGTTCCTGCTCGCCTTCGTCGGCGACAAGGCCGGCGCGCTGCGCCTGGTCGACGACGTCCGCGGCTGTTTCGCCCGGCCGCTGCCGGTGCGCGACACCGAGGTGGTGATCAGCGCGTCGATCGGGATCGCGCACTCCAGCGGCGACGCGATGCGCTCCGCGGTGACCGCCGAGGCGCTGATGCGCGACGCCGACACCGCGATGTACCGCGCCAAGGGCGAGGGCCCGGGCCGGTCCACGATCTTCGACACCACCATGCACGAGCAGGTGCGCGAGCGGATCGAGCTGGAGGTGGCGCTGCGGCAGGCGCTGGCGAACAACCAGCTGTACGTGGTCTACCAGCCGATCGTGCGGCTGGAGACCGGGATGCCGGTGGGCGCCGAGGCACTGGTCCGCTGGGAGCACCCGGAGCGCGGCTCGATCCCGCCGATGCTGTTCATCCCGATCGCCGAGGACGCCGGGCTGATCTCCGAGATCGGCACGTTCGTCCGGACCGAGGCGCTGCGCCAGCTCGGCGTCTGGCGCTCGCAGGGGGTCGTCTCGGAGAGCTTCTACCTGTCGATCAACGTGTCGCCGCGCCAGCTGAGCGAGGCGGAGCTGCCACTGGTGCTCTCCGGCGAGCTGTTCCGGTTCGGCGTGCCGGCCCAGTGCGTGGCGCTGGAGATGACCGAGTCGGTGATGGTGGACGGCTCCAGCGTCACCGCCCGGGTGCTGCACGAGCTGCGTCAGCTCGGCGTGAAGCTGCTGGTCGACGACTTCGGTACGGGCTTCTCCGCGCTCGGCTACCTGCGCCAGTTCCCGGTCACCGGCGTCAAGATCGACCGCTCGTTCGTGACCGGGCTCGGCAAGAACGACCAGGACGACGAGATCGTCCGGGCGGTCGTCGCGATGAGCCACGCGCTGGGCCTGAGCGTGATCGCCGAGGGGGTGGAGACCCCGTTGCAGCGGGAGGCGCTCTACCACTTCGGCGTGGTCAACGGGCAGGGCTGGCTGTGGGGCCGCGGGGTGATCGCGGCCGAGTTCGCCGAGACCTGGCACCTGACCGCGGCGCTGCCCGAGGTGCCGCTGCCGGTCGCCGCGGTCACCAGCAGCGGCCGCCACCGCCGGGATTAG